From the Macaca thibetana thibetana isolate TM-01 chromosome 12, ASM2454274v1, whole genome shotgun sequence genome, one window contains:
- the GPR35 gene encoding G-protein coupled receptor 35, whose protein sequence is MNGTYNTCGSSDLTWPPTIKLGFYAYLGILLVLGLLLNSLALWVFCCRMQRWTETRIYMTNLAVADFCLLCALPFVLHSLQDTSDTPLCQLSQGIYLTNRYMSISLVTAIAVDRYVAVRHPLRARGLRSPRQAAAVCAVLWMLVIGSLVARWFLGMQEGGFCFRSTRHNFSSMAFPLLGFYLPLAVVVFCSLKVVTALAQRPPIDVGQAEASHKAARMVWANLVVFVVCFLPLHVGLTVRLAVGWNACAFLETLRRTLFITSKLSDANCCLDAICYYYMAKEFQEASALAVVPSAKAHKSQASLCVTLA, encoded by the coding sequence ATGAACGGCACCTACAACACCTGTGGCTCCAGCGACCTCACCTGGCCCCCGACGATCAAGCTGGGCTTCTACGCCTACTTGGGCATCCTGCTGGTGCTGGGCCTGCTGCTCAACAGCCTGGCGCTCTGGGTGTTCTGCTGCCGCATGCAGCGGTGGACGGAGACCCGCATCTACATGACCAACCTGGCGGTGGCCGACTTCTGCCTGCTGTGTGCCTTGCCCTTCGTGCTGCACTCCCTGCAGGACACCTCGGACACGCCACTGTGCCAGCTCTCCCAGGGCATCTACCTGACCAACAGGTACATGAGCATCAGCCTGGTCACGGCCATTGCCGTGGACCGCTACGTGGCCGTGCGGCACCCCCTGCGCGCCCGTGGGCTGCGGTCCCCCAGGCAGGCTGCGGCCGTGTGCGCGGTCCTCTGGATGCTGGTCATCGGCTCCCTGGTGGCTCGCTGGTTCCTGGGCATGCAGGAGGGCGGTTTCTGCTTCAGGAGTACCCGGCACAATTTCAGCTCCATGGCCTTCCCGCTGCTGGGATTCTACCTGCCACTGGCCGTGGTGGTCTTCTGCTCCCTGAAGGTGGTGACTGCTCTGGCCCAGCGGCCACCCATTGATGTGGGGCAGGCAGAGGCCAGCCACAAGGCTGCCCGTATGGTCTGGGCCAACCTCGTGGTGTTTGTGGTCTGCTTCCTGCCCCTGCACGTGGGGCTGACGGTGCGCCTCGCTGTGGGCTGGAACGCCTGTGCCTTCCTAGAGACGCTCCGTCGTACCCTCTTCATAACCAGCAAGCTCTCAGATGCCAACTGCTGCCTGGACGCCATCTGCTACTACTACATGGCCAAGGAGTTCCAGGAGGCGTCTGCATTGGCCGTGGTTCCCAGTGCCAAGGCCCATAAAAGCCAGGCCTCTCTGTGTGTGACCCTGGCCTAG